Proteins encoded by one window of Methylovirgula ligni:
- a CDS encoding outer membrane protein, whose amino-acid sequence MSSRTSILRGLILPVAALCAAMPAEAADLGSFFSSPQTEAPTQPVDFGTGWYIRGDGAWAADSLPQISPDLTQFVTNSRQSMFNADLGFGYKLNNWVRADIVADYWLPTRAQGNGATAECITQLNGTPPIQDETVYDDCTPHANSEIQRLDALANLYVDLGTWSGFTPYVGGGLGVSRIQITSDTNWYMSNGLPYHITTDGFYFNWDRSIDEIRYQFAWALMAGVSYAITPELALDVGYRYINLGTISGIQDATGNSYTKVVDAHEVRLGLRYLFDQ is encoded by the coding sequence ATGTCGAGTCGGACATCTATATTGCGGGGGCTGATTCTCCCGGTTGCCGCGCTCTGCGCCGCGATGCCCGCTGAAGCCGCCGATCTCGGCTCCTTCTTTTCTTCGCCGCAGACGGAAGCCCCGACCCAGCCTGTCGACTTCGGCACCGGCTGGTACATCCGCGGCGACGGAGCCTGGGCTGCCGATTCGCTGCCGCAAATATCGCCGGATCTGACCCAATTCGTCACAAATAGCCGGCAGTCGATGTTCAACGCTGATCTGGGCTTCGGCTACAAGCTGAACAATTGGGTCCGCGCCGATATTGTCGCCGATTATTGGCTACCGACTCGTGCCCAGGGGAATGGCGCAACCGCAGAATGCATAACCCAGCTCAATGGCACTCCTCCCATCCAAGACGAAACCGTCTACGATGATTGCACGCCGCACGCAAACTCGGAAATCCAGCGCCTCGACGCGCTGGCGAATCTCTATGTCGATCTCGGCACTTGGTCCGGATTTACGCCCTACGTGGGTGGCGGTCTCGGCGTCAGCCGTATTCAGATCACCAGCGACACCAACTGGTATATGAGCAACGGGCTGCCTTATCACATCACGACCGATGGCTTCTATTTCAATTGGGATCGCAGCATCGATGAGATCCGCTATCAGTTCGCCTGGGCGTTGATGGCCGGCGTGTCCTATGCGATCACACCGGAACTCGCGCTCGATGTCGGCTACCGGTACATCAATCTTGGCACGATCAGCGGCATTCAGGATGCAACCGGCAACAGTTACACGAAGGTCGTGGACGCACATGAGGTTCGCCTCGGCCTGCGCTATTTGTTCGACCAGTGA
- a CDS encoding phosphoserine transaminase, whose amino-acid sequence MSSPPRQPRIKPARPFFSSGPCPKRPGWTVDVLKGALVGRSHRSPAGVAKLRQAIDLTREVLEIPPDYRIAIVPASDTGAVEMALWSLLGARGVDVFAWDAFGETWAVDAEALKLSGLRLFRAPPGEIADLAKADPDHDIVFTWNGTSTGVRVPNADWIAADRTGLTICDATSAAFAQKLDWPKLDVVTFSWQKGLGSEAAHGMLVLSPRAVERLETYRPAWPLPKIFQLTHDGKLDEALFKGWTINTPSLLCVEDYLDALGWAKSLGGLDALIARADANARTLGAWVETTDWIDFLVEDPAIRSNTSLCLELAEPEVAQLPAAERKALVDELLEVLEEAEVAYDIGAYRQSPPGLRIWCGPTVDAPDLPLLTAWLDYAYGLAR is encoded by the coding sequence ATGTCTTCGCCCCCGCGCCAGCCGCGCATAAAACCCGCACGTCCGTTTTTCTCGTCCGGTCCCTGCCCCAAAAGGCCGGGTTGGACGGTCGATGTCCTGAAGGGCGCGCTTGTCGGCCGCTCGCATCGCAGCCCGGCGGGCGTTGCGAAGCTTCGGCAGGCGATTGATCTGACGCGCGAAGTGCTCGAAATCCCTCCGGATTATCGCATCGCCATCGTCCCCGCCTCGGACACCGGCGCGGTTGAGATGGCGCTCTGGTCGCTGCTCGGCGCGCGCGGCGTCGATGTCTTCGCCTGGGATGCATTCGGCGAGACCTGGGCAGTGGACGCCGAGGCGCTGAAACTCAGCGGCCTGCGCCTCTTCCGGGCGCCGCCGGGCGAGATCGCCGATCTCGCCAAGGCCGACCCGGACCACGACATCGTCTTCACCTGGAACGGGACGAGCACCGGCGTGCGCGTTCCGAATGCCGACTGGATCGCCGCCGACCGCACGGGGCTGACGATCTGTGACGCGACCTCCGCCGCCTTCGCGCAGAAGCTCGATTGGCCGAAGCTCGATGTCGTCACTTTCTCCTGGCAGAAGGGTCTTGGCAGCGAGGCGGCGCATGGCATGCTCGTGTTGAGTCCACGCGCTGTCGAGCGGCTCGAAACCTATCGGCCGGCCTGGCCGCTGCCCAAAATTTTTCAGCTAACCCACGATGGCAAACTGGATGAAGCGCTGTTCAAGGGCTGGACAATCAACACGCCTTCGCTGCTCTGCGTCGAAGACTATCTCGATGCGCTCGGCTGGGCGAAATCGCTTGGCGGCCTCGATGCCCTGATCGCCCGCGCCGACGCCAATGCCCGCACGCTCGGCGCCTGGGTCGAGACGACGGACTGGATCGATTTTCTGGTCGAGGATCCCGCGATCCGCTCCAACACCAGCCTTTGTCTGGAGCTGGCGGAGCCGGAGGTCGCGCAGCTTCCGGCGGCCGAGCGCAAGGCGCTCGTCGATGAATTACTCGAAGTTCTGGAAGAGGCCGAGGTCGCCTATGACATCGGCGCTTACCGGCAGTCGCCGCCCGGTCTGCGCATCTGGTGCGGGCCGACCGTGGACGCGCCGGACCTGCCACTGCTTACGGCGTGGCTGGACTATGCTTATGGATTGGCGCGCTAG
- the rpsT gene encoding 30S ribosomal protein S20 has product MANTPSAKKAARKIERRTIVNRSRRTRLRTFVRKVEEAIASGNHEAAAAALQAAEPVIVRAAQNGIIHRNTAARKVSRLAHRVRSLAQA; this is encoded by the coding sequence ATGGCGAATACCCCGTCGGCCAAAAAGGCCGCCCGTAAAATTGAGCGTCGCACGATCGTCAACCGCTCGCGCCGCACGCGCCTGCGGACCTTCGTCCGCAAGGTCGAGGAGGCGATTGCCTCCGGCAATCACGAGGCTGCCGCGGCGGCCCTCCAGGCGGCCGAGCCGGTGATCGTCCGCGCCGCGCAGAACGGCATCATCCACAGAAATACCGCCGCCCGGAAGGTTTCGCGCCTCGCCCATCGCGTGCGGTCGCTGGCCCAAGCCTAA
- a CDS encoding enoyl-CoA hydratase has protein sequence MASDTIIVETHGRVGLIRLNRPQALNAINVELMGALNAALDAFEADPQISVIVVTGSAKAFAAGADIKEMQHKTYPETLVADFIADWQRLARVRKPTIAAVAGFALGGGCEIALMCDFIIAAETAKFGQPEIKLGIMPGGGGSQRLTRAIGKARAMELCLTGRSIDATEAERAGLVARIVPADQLEAEALKTAAAIAEHSLPALLLVKEAVNRVAETSLAEGLLHERRAFQSLFATHDQKEGMAAFAEKRPAKFENR, from the coding sequence GTGGCGAGTGACACGATCATCGTCGAGACGCATGGCCGGGTCGGCTTGATTCGACTCAATCGGCCGCAGGCTCTGAACGCGATCAATGTCGAATTGATGGGGGCGCTGAATGCCGCCCTCGACGCCTTCGAGGCGGACCCGCAGATCAGCGTCATCGTGGTCACCGGCTCGGCCAAGGCCTTCGCCGCGGGTGCCGACATCAAGGAAATGCAGCATAAGACTTATCCCGAGACGCTGGTTGCCGATTTCATCGCCGATTGGCAGCGCCTCGCCCGGGTCCGCAAGCCGACGATCGCCGCGGTGGCGGGCTTCGCCCTCGGCGGCGGCTGCGAGATTGCCCTGATGTGCGATTTCATCATCGCGGCCGAGACCGCCAAATTCGGCCAGCCGGAGATCAAGCTCGGCATCATGCCCGGCGGCGGCGGCTCGCAGCGGCTGACGCGGGCGATCGGCAAGGCGAGGGCGATGGAACTCTGCCTCACCGGCCGCTCGATCGACGCGACCGAGGCCGAACGGGCCGGGCTTGTCGCCCGAATCGTCCCCGCCGATCAATTGGAGGCCGAAGCCCTGAAGACCGCCGCAGCCATCGCCGAGCATTCGCTGCCGGCGCTGCTCCTCGTCAAGGAGGCGGTCAACCGCGTTGCCGAGACGAGTCTGGCAGAGGGGCTCCTTCACGAGCGGCGGGCCTTCCAATCTTTGTTCGCCACGCACGATCAGAAGGAGGGCATGGCCGCCTTTGCGGAGAAGCGCCCGGCGAAATTTGAAAACCGCTGA
- a CDS encoding aminotransferase class I/II-fold pyridoxal phosphate-dependent enzyme: MAHRINSLADYATKRFRLAGKAYLEEYNPFFVQTDSARQEAQAHGRNFVSFANYDYLGISGHPAVKAAAIGALEEFGVGALASRLVGGERSTHHLFEEKLAAFLGVESVLTLVSGYLTNVTTISHMMNTRDAIFLDELSHNSIISGAKAAAATSHFFHHNDLDHLESLLAQKRDSYRHVLLAVESLYSMDGDIVDLPRLVEIKERYNCWLLVDEAHSIGVLGQDGRGLCEHTGVDPAQIDIIVGTLSKTFASCGGFIAAKKPVADWLRYTLPGFVFSVGLSPVISAAASTALDIIQKDTWRIEKLRHNAELFIELAHEAGLDTGPAIGRGVVPILFADGLETVAASRHLMSHGYYVPPIFQIGVPKNQPRLRFFLSASHREEDIRGVINLLARHPAQPVVAAEPVSAAT, from the coding sequence TTGGCACATCGCATAAACAGTCTCGCAGACTATGCGACGAAACGCTTTCGGCTCGCCGGCAAAGCCTATCTCGAAGAATATAATCCGTTTTTCGTGCAGACCGACAGCGCCCGGCAGGAAGCGCAGGCCCACGGCCGCAACTTCGTCAGCTTCGCGAATTACGATTACCTAGGCATCTCCGGCCATCCGGCGGTGAAGGCGGCTGCGATCGGCGCGCTCGAAGAGTTCGGCGTCGGCGCCCTTGCTTCGCGTCTCGTCGGCGGCGAACGCTCGACCCACCATCTCTTCGAAGAGAAGCTCGCAGCTTTTCTCGGCGTCGAATCGGTTCTCACCCTGGTCTCCGGCTATCTGACCAATGTGACGACCATTTCGCACATGATGAACACGCGCGACGCCATCTTCCTCGATGAGCTGTCGCACAACAGCATCATTAGCGGTGCCAAGGCCGCCGCGGCGACGAGCCATTTCTTCCACCACAACGATCTCGATCATCTCGAATCGCTGCTGGCGCAGAAGCGCGATTCCTATCGCCATGTCCTGCTCGCCGTGGAATCGCTCTACAGCATGGATGGCGACATCGTCGATCTGCCGCGGCTCGTCGAGATCAAGGAGCGCTACAATTGCTGGCTGCTCGTCGATGAAGCGCATTCGATCGGCGTTCTCGGCCAGGACGGGCGCGGCCTCTGCGAGCATACCGGCGTCGATCCGGCGCAGATCGATATCATCGTCGGCACATTGTCGAAGACCTTTGCTTCCTGCGGCGGCTTCATCGCCGCCAAGAAGCCGGTGGCCGATTGGCTGCGCTATACGCTGCCCGGCTTCGTGTTCAGCGTTGGCTTGTCGCCGGTGATCTCGGCAGCGGCTTCGACGGCGCTCGACATCATCCAGAAGGATACCTGGCGCATCGAAAAGCTGCGCCACAACGCCGAGCTTTTCATCGAGCTCGCGCACGAGGCGGGGCTCGACACCGGCCCGGCGATCGGGCGCGGCGTCGTGCCGATCCTCTTCGCCGACGGCCTCGAGACGGTGGCGGCCTCACGGCATCTGATGAGCCACGGCTATTACGTGCCGCCGATCTTCCAGATCGGAGTGCCGAAGAACCAGCCGCGGCTGCGCTTCTTCCTCTCCGCCTCGCATCGCGAGGAGGACATCCGCGGCGTCATCAATCTTCTTGCCCGACATCCGGCCCAGCCGGTCGTCGCAGCCGAGCCGGTCAGCGCGGCGACCTAG
- a CDS encoding fatty acid desaturase, producing the protein MNIASREQYEPANELPDNFLVAEPMRPHPQRRRAILAAHPEVAGLIVTDPITAVITLAIVVGQVAIAGYFGHLGLGYWWAALIAAYCIGAFANHAMFVVIHDAVHNTIFKNPTANKWVAILADLPNAFPTAMGFRCYHQKHHSHLGDYDFDADLPGHIEARIAGNRWYGKAFWLFGFAFWQLTRLGRLKGTVPIWGKWTYINTAVIAVFDLLILYFFGWNALLYLFASFWFSVGGLHPLSARWVQEHFTFDPHQETYDYYGPLNLVALNIGYHNEHHDFPEIPWRLLPELKRMAPEFYDHLKTHESWTKLFFTFIFDPRYTLYSRVDRSIVRHAAEASPTK; encoded by the coding sequence ATGAACATAGCGAGTCGAGAACAATACGAACCGGCCAACGAACTCCCCGACAACTTTCTCGTCGCGGAGCCGATGCGACCGCATCCGCAGCGCCGCCGCGCCATTCTGGCGGCGCATCCTGAAGTCGCCGGCTTGATCGTCACTGATCCGATCACCGCCGTCATCACCCTCGCCATCGTCGTCGGCCAGGTCGCCATCGCGGGCTATTTCGGCCATCTTGGCCTCGGCTATTGGTGGGCGGCGCTGATCGCGGCCTATTGCATCGGCGCCTTCGCCAATCACGCGATGTTCGTCGTCATTCATGACGCGGTCCACAACACGATCTTCAAGAACCCCACCGCCAACAAATGGGTGGCGATCCTCGCCGATCTGCCGAACGCTTTTCCGACGGCGATGGGCTTTCGCTGCTATCACCAGAAGCATCATTCGCATCTTGGCGATTATGATTTCGACGCCGACCTGCCCGGCCATATCGAGGCGAGGATCGCGGGCAATCGCTGGTACGGCAAAGCCTTCTGGCTCTTCGGCTTCGCCTTCTGGCAGCTCACCCGGCTCGGACGGCTGAAGGGCACGGTGCCGATCTGGGGCAAGTGGACCTACATCAATACCGCCGTCATCGCCGTCTTCGATCTGCTGATCCTCTATTTCTTCGGCTGGAACGCGCTGCTTTATCTCTTCGCGTCCTTCTGGTTCTCGGTCGGCGGCCTGCATCCCTTGAGCGCGCGCTGGGTCCAGGAGCATTTCACCTTCGATCCGCACCAGGAAACGTACGATTATTACGGCCCGCTGAACCTCGTGGCGCTCAACATCGGCTACCACAACGAGCACCACGATTTTCCGGAAATTCCCTGGCGGCTGCTGCCCGAGCTGAAGCGGATGGCGCCGGAATTCTACGATCATCTCAAGACGCATGAATCGTGGACGAAGCTGTTCTTCACCTTCATCTTCGATCCGCGCTACACGCTCTATTCCCGCGTCGACCGCTCGATTGTGCGGCATGCGGCGGAAGCCAGCCCGACCAAGTAA
- a CDS encoding glycosyltransferase family 2 protein, with amino-acid sequence MIVLEVVRVFFEILLTLAVLGLVFVGGSFLLLIAINIIEVVTGTRWRTPIAPVKLSNEMLPHVLVQIPAFNEGELAADALRAAATLDWPKQKLHIQLLDDSTDDTPVFAAAVAEQLRAQGFDIQHLRREDRSGFKAGALAAGLAKSTAPVIAVLDIDFRPPREWLRVAVPHLLADPRAGFLQSRCEFSNYRTNWLTRIQGLMLDSHYVMEQATRYRAGWLFQFNGTGGLWRRAAIEAAGGWSGDSLCEDLDLAVRAELANWHGIFLMEPAVPGLVPDQLGHWRTQQSRWSNGFVQVARKLIGDVWASNWSFRKKLSAFALILIQAFYPCAALATVSLIICILLGGVARYVPVIEFLLVLIALVATGMTLVPYLTLRRGSLWEYLVTVVSVPPMLVFMSVSNAPAIVGTLFSRGREEFKRTPKSRQATTPEVN; translated from the coding sequence TTGATCGTCCTCGAAGTCGTGCGCGTCTTTTTCGAGATCCTTTTGACGCTCGCCGTTCTCGGCCTTGTTTTCGTCGGCGGCAGTTTTCTGCTCCTTATCGCCATCAATATCATCGAGGTCGTCACCGGGACGCGTTGGCGCACGCCCATCGCACCGGTGAAATTGAGCAACGAGATGTTGCCGCACGTTCTCGTGCAAATTCCCGCTTTCAATGAAGGCGAACTGGCCGCCGATGCGCTGCGCGCCGCCGCGACGCTCGATTGGCCGAAGCAAAAACTGCACATCCAGCTTCTCGACGACAGCACGGACGACACGCCCGTATTCGCTGCGGCGGTCGCCGAGCAATTGCGCGCACAGGGCTTCGACATCCAGCATCTGCGCCGCGAGGATCGCAGCGGCTTCAAGGCGGGCGCGCTCGCCGCCGGGCTCGCCAAGAGCACCGCGCCGGTCATCGCCGTGCTCGACATCGACTTCCGGCCGCCGCGCGAATGGTTGCGGGTCGCGGTGCCGCATCTCCTCGCTGATCCGCGCGCCGGCTTCCTGCAATCGCGCTGCGAATTCTCGAACTATCGGACGAATTGGCTGACGCGCATCCAGGGCCTGATGCTCGACTCACATTATGTGATGGAACAGGCGACGCGCTATCGCGCCGGCTGGCTGTTTCAGTTCAATGGCACGGGCGGCCTCTGGCGACGTGCGGCGATCGAAGCCGCGGGCGGCTGGTCGGGCGATTCCCTGTGCGAAGACCTCGATCTCGCGGTCCGCGCCGAACTCGCCAATTGGCATGGCATCTTCCTGATGGAGCCGGCGGTGCCGGGTCTCGTCCCGGATCAATTGGGACATTGGCGCACGCAGCAGAGCCGCTGGTCGAACGGCTTCGTGCAGGTCGCGCGCAAGCTCATCGGTGATGTCTGGGCTTCCAATTGGTCGTTCCGGAAAAAACTGTCGGCCTTCGCGCTGATCCTGATACAGGCCTTCTATCCCTGCGCCGCGCTCGCGACGGTCTCGCTGATCATCTGCATCCTTTTGGGCGGGGTCGCGCGTTATGTTCCGGTGATCGAGTTTCTGCTCGTGCTCATCGCACTGGTGGCGACCGGCATGACCCTCGTGCCTTATCTGACGCTACGGCGCGGCTCGCTTTGGGAATATCTCGTCACCGTCGTTTCCGTGCCGCCGATGCTCGTCTTCATGAGCGTCTCCAACGCGCCCGCAATCGTCGGTACTTTGTTCAGCCGCGGGCGCGAGGAGTTCAAGCGCACGCCGAAGTCGCGGCAGGCGACGACGCCCGAAGTCAATTGA
- a CDS encoding SDR family NAD(P)-dependent oxidoreductase: MRQPRAILITGASSGIGRALALAYAAPGIHLSLLGRSEARLAEVAAAAEAQGASISAAQVDVRDREAMSAWIAAADATKPFDLVIANAGITSGLADGVIAEEPEAVRALLATNLFGVLNTIEPLIAPMCARGQGQIAVIGSLAGLRGLPFSPAYSASKAAVHAYAESLRGRLERRGVLVSLVVAGFVKTPLNDSISAVKPFEVSDARAAEIIKNGLTQGRAVIAFPAALYLATRLARSLPPRFVDWLFTRFSVNVPETKERVKP; this comes from the coding sequence ATGCGCCAGCCGCGCGCGATCCTTATCACCGGCGCCTCAAGCGGCATTGGCCGGGCGCTGGCTTTGGCCTATGCGGCGCCCGGCATCCACCTCTCGCTTCTCGGTCGCAGCGAGGCGCGGCTCGCCGAGGTCGCGGCGGCAGCGGAGGCTCAGGGCGCGTCCATCTCTGCCGCACAGGTCGATGTCCGCGACCGCGAGGCCATGAGTGCGTGGATCGCCGCCGCTGATGCGACGAAGCCTTTCGATCTCGTCATCGCCAATGCGGGGATCACCTCCGGCCTTGCCGACGGCGTGATCGCCGAGGAGCCGGAAGCCGTGCGGGCGCTGCTCGCGACCAATCTTTTCGGCGTGCTCAATACCATCGAGCCGCTGATCGCACCGATGTGCGCGCGCGGTCAGGGGCAGATCGCCGTCATCGGTTCGCTCGCCGGTTTGCGCGGTCTGCCTTTCTCGCCGGCCTATAGCGCCAGCAAGGCGGCGGTGCATGCCTACGCGGAATCCTTGCGTGGGCGGCTCGAGCGCCGCGGCGTTCTCGTGAGCCTTGTCGTCGCCGGCTTCGTCAAGACGCCGCTCAATGACTCGATCAGCGCCGTCAAACCCTTCGAGGTCAGCGACGCGCGGGCAGCCGAAATTATCAAAAATGGCCTGACGCAGGGGCGGGCGGTGATCGCCTTTCCGGCGGCGCTCTATCTGGCGACCCGGCTGGCGCGGAGCCTGCCGCCACGCTTCGTTGACTGGCTGTTCACCCGTTTTTCGGTCAATGTTCCGGAAACGAAAGAAAGAGTGAAGCCCTGA
- a CDS encoding MaoC family dehydratase, which yields MTSALADSSAAFPKAGDKLPPQTFGPFDMPHLARYADVSGDTNPIHLDAALAQQAGLAAPPVQGMLLMGAFEPALAAWQPNLVLQRLSAKFLRPVLAGESIVVSGRVGSVAGGRVTLRLMAHNAQREIVVLGEAALIAASGA from the coding sequence GTGACCTCCGCGCTCGCAGATTCATCTGCCGCATTTCCGAAAGCCGGCGACAAGTTGCCGCCGCAGACGTTCGGGCCCTTCGATATGCCGCATCTCGCTCGCTACGCGGACGTCTCCGGCGATACCAATCCAATCCATCTCGATGCTGCGCTCGCGCAGCAGGCGGGCCTCGCGGCGCCGCCTGTTCAAGGCATGTTGTTGATGGGCGCATTCGAACCGGCGCTCGCGGCTTGGCAGCCGAATCTTGTCCTGCAGCGGCTCTCGGCCAAATTCCTGCGCCCCGTCCTCGCGGGCGAGAGCATCGTCGTCTCGGGCCGCGTCGGCAGTGTGGCTGGCGGCCGCGTGACGCTGCGCTTGATGGCGCACAACGCCCAGCGCGAGATCGTCGTTCTCGGGGAAGCCGCGCTCATCGCAGCAAGCGGCGCCTGA
- a CDS encoding beta-ketoacyl-[acyl-carrier-protein] synthase family protein → MAQRRVVITGIGAVSSLGMGAKALWEGARDGRSGVRETRFVRSYPGRIKISAQVPEYDASRYLDKDTLTLCDPVISYLLISADEAVQQAGLSRDDLKGPRTAAIIGTGIAGMNTIEEGLHTVFTQQARPSPLTIPRLIPSSCPAMVSMRFGTTGPAFAVGSACSSATQAIGIGTQMIRAGMIDRAIVGGTEDCITIGTMLAWEALRVLTPNFCRPFSKDRNGMVIGAGSGVFILEAEEIAAQRNAHVLAELAGYGTTSDAKDPVRPDVNGAAACMRDAIADAGVTPDEIDYINAHGTGTTVNDLTESEAIGLVFGKRGPHVPVSSTKPVHGHGLGVGGAFELIVTLGALRENIAPPTINWRVADEKCPVDCIPNEARPMPINVAMSNSFAFGGINATLVVRRFDA, encoded by the coding sequence ATGGCCCAGCGGCGGGTCGTGATCACCGGCATCGGTGCGGTTTCGTCTTTGGGGATGGGCGCAAAGGCACTTTGGGAGGGCGCGCGCGACGGCCGTTCCGGTGTGCGTGAGACGCGTTTCGTGCGGTCTTATCCGGGCCGGATCAAGATTTCCGCACAAGTGCCCGAGTATGACGCGTCGCGTTACCTCGACAAGGATACGCTCACACTCTGCGATCCGGTGATCTCATATCTGCTGATCAGCGCCGACGAGGCGGTTCAGCAGGCGGGCCTCTCGCGTGACGATTTGAAGGGGCCGCGCACCGCCGCGATTATCGGCACCGGCATCGCCGGAATGAACACGATCGAGGAAGGCCTGCACACGGTCTTCACCCAGCAGGCACGGCCGAGCCCGCTGACGATTCCGCGCCTCATCCCCAGCTCATGCCCGGCGATGGTCAGCATGCGCTTCGGCACGACGGGGCCGGCCTTCGCCGTCGGCAGCGCCTGCTCCTCGGCGACGCAAGCCATCGGCATCGGTACGCAGATGATTCGCGCCGGCATGATCGACCGCGCGATCGTCGGCGGCACGGAAGATTGCATCACCATAGGGACGATGCTCGCCTGGGAGGCGCTGCGCGTTCTGACACCGAATTTCTGCCGGCCTTTCTCCAAGGATCGCAACGGAATGGTGATCGGCGCGGGCTCGGGCGTCTTCATTCTCGAGGCCGAAGAAATCGCCGCCCAGCGCAATGCTCATGTGCTGGCGGAGCTGGCCGGCTATGGCACCACAAGCGATGCGAAGGATCCTGTGCGGCCCGATGTCAACGGCGCCGCGGCCTGCATGCGCGATGCGATCGCCGATGCCGGCGTTACGCCCGACGAGATCGACTACATCAACGCGCATGGCACCGGCACGACTGTGAACGACCTCACCGAGTCGGAGGCGATCGGCCTCGTCTTCGGCAAGCGCGGCCCGCACGTGCCGGTTTCCTCGACTAAGCCGGTGCATGGCCACGGCCTCGGCGTCGGCGGTGCATTCGAACTGATCGTCACACTTGGCGCGTTGCGCGAGAATATCGCGCCGCCGACCATCAATTGGCGCGTCGCCGACGAGAAATGCCCGGTCGATTGCATCCCCAACGAAGCGCGACCGATGCCGATCAATGTGGCGATGTCGAATTCCTTCGCCTTCGGCGGGATCAATGCGACGCTCGTTGTGCGGCGCTTCGATGCTTAA
- a CDS encoding acyl carrier protein, producing MADSKVPEQKDELVKEIVDVIVSEGMIDRDKVKMDASIESLGLKSIDIVMILTALEEKFDVYIPMDGPFHEAKDVQSLIDAMANYIGKEKTA from the coding sequence GTGGCGGATAGCAAGGTTCCCGAGCAGAAGGATGAGCTCGTCAAGGAGATCGTTGACGTGATCGTCTCCGAGGGGATGATCGATCGCGACAAGGTCAAGATGGATGCCTCGATCGAGAGCCTGGGTTTGAAGTCCATTGACATCGTCATGATCCTGACGGCGCTCGAAGAGAAGTTCGATGTCTATATTCCGATGGACGGCCCCTTTCACGAGGCCAAGGACGTACAAAGCCTGATCGACGCAATGGCGAACTACATCGGCAAAGAGAAGACCGCCTGA